TCTCACCGATGCCGTCCGGATCCAGGAGGACACGTATCACACCTGCCTGCGCTACCTGGGCCGGCGCCATCCCTGCACCGTCGACGCCGAGGCCAACCGCGTGGCGATCCGCGCGCTGCGCGAGGGTGCCAACGGGGCCGACGCCATCGCGTTGACCGACACCGACATCGACGTGCCGAGAAGCTGAGGAGTGGCCAGGTGACGGATCCGCAGCTGATCGACGCGCTGGAGGAGGAGTCGGCCGAGCAGGATGTGCCCGGATTCCGCAAGAAGCGAAACCTGTGCCGGGAGTTGCTGCTCCGCGGTACCGGCATCTTCCACATCGCGCACTACACCGGCGGTGTGCTCGACTTCTCGTTGGACCTCCTGGGTCACGCGTCGGCTCCGGCGGCCGTTGACGACGCCGAGCCCGCGCAGCGCCGCGAGGCGTACCGGCGGGTGGGCGCCCAACTCGTCTACCGGGCGGCCGACCTCAGCCGTCGGGTGTGGGAGCTCCAGTGTGGCGGGCTGGTCCGGCTGGCCGTCCAGACCCGGGCGGATCTCGTCTTCTGCAACACCGTGACCGGTGGCGAACACGTGGTGGGATTCGGGTCGCTTCCGTCGACCAGCACCGACGCGGTGGCCGACCCGTCCCGGTCGAGCGAGATCGACCGGGCGGCCGCCCAACTCGCCAGCGCACTGCGTCAGCTGGTGCGGCTGCCCTCGCAGAATCCGGGCGGCTGGCTGACCGCCGGCGGGGCGCCGGTGTCGGCGCCGACCGCCGACTTGGCGGCTCACGTGGTCGGTCCACCGGAGGCCAGCGGTCTGCTCGCCACGGCGCTGCGGCCCGCCGGGCTGCACTATCTCAGCCACCACCGGGCGGGCGAGCAGACGGCCGCGGCCGACATCCTGCGTCACCCGGACCTGGAGGTCTTCTTCAACCGCGGCGTGACCGTGGCCGGCCGGCGCGCCCGTTACGAACGCCTGGCCGGTGACCTGTCACTACTGTCCCTACAGGTCAGCCGGGACCTGCGCCGCACGGTGGCCGGTCAGGTCGAACGCATGGTGCTCGACCTGGAGATCGGTGCGGTCTTCTACTACCTGCTCGCCCCGGAGGAGTACCTCTTCGGGGTCGCGCTCGACCAGGACTGGGTCACTCAGGCAGATCTCGACATGTCAGCGCTGGGACGGCAGCTGACGGGGTCGGAGACCCGAACCAGCACGTGAGGTGAGGATGACGGTGGTCAGGCGTTCACCACCAGCCGCCGCACCCGATCGCTCAGCCCGTCGAACACCGATCGCGCCTCCGACCAACTGCGGGAGCGCTCCGGCGGCTCGATCGGGCCGCCGTCACCGGGCACGGCCAGGTCACCCAGCACGTCCAGTTGGAACAGCGGCAGGTACTCGGCGATGCCGTCGTAGGTCTCACAGAGCCGGTCCAACCGGCCCAGGTCCCCCGGACGAGGTACGCGGCGGTGGCCCGCGTACCAGCCCTCGACGCCGTCGCGGAACGCCTCGATCAGCCGTCGTAGCACCATCGACGTGCCCAGTGCCCGCTGCACGTCCCGTGAGCGCAACCCCGAGCGCAGCGGCGCGGCGTCCTCGACCGCTCGTCGGATCTCGGTGCCGGGCGGCGCGAACGCGTCGCGCAGGTGGCGGTCGAAGCCGGTGAGCTGGTCGAGGGCCTCGATGGCCTCGACGAAGAGCCGGGCGACCGGCCCCGGCAACGCCGCACCCACCGTCGGCCGTGCCGCCGGTGGATGGTCCCGCCGCCCCGGGCCCCGGAGATCGTGGCGAAGGTCGTCCCGAATCTCGTCCAGCTGGTACGACAGCCGTTCGATGGAGCGTTGGGCGTTGGTCTGCTGGCGCTGGATGCGCTCCACCCGCGTGCGGACCGAGGTCAGCGCGTCCGCGCCGAGCGCCTGTTCAAGCCGGCGTAGGGAGGCCCTGATGCTGCCCGACAGATCCTCGGGAAAGGACTGCGGGTCGTAGACGATCGGCTCCACACTGAACGTCTCGGCGAGGTCGGCGGCGAACTCCGCCGGCAGGTGCCCGACGACGACCAGGATGACCTCGCTGTCCGGCACCGCCGCCCGGATCGCCACCACCCGCCGGTTGAGCGCGTCGACCTCCTCGGACTTGAGCACCGATTCGGACAGCAGCACGCAACAGCCGGCGCCGTGTTCCTCCAGCGGCACCCAGAAGTCGACCGGCAGGTCCCGTAGCGAACCCACCAGATGGTCGCGTTGGTACGACCAGCCGTCCTGGGTGAGCACTCGCCGCACGTCGGCGGCGACATCCTGCCTGCTGGCCAGGTCGAACTGGACCCGTACCGCCTCACGGACCATGAGGTGGGTGACCGGTGTGTCGGCCTGCGCCGCCCGCTGGTAGAGGTGGTAGCACAGCCGGATCAACCGGCGGGGCACCCCGTCGGTCAGGTTGGTGAGGTACTCGGTGGTCTCCACCGTGAACGGTGCCAGCCGCGCGTGACCGAACGTGTGGAGCTGGCTGCGCCGGATGAAGTCCCGCACGTCCTGCGCGTTCAGCGCGGACATTCGCACGACCGGCCCGATCCGCTGCCGCACATCCGGGCTGAGCAGGTGCAACATGTCGGGCAGCCCGGCAATCACCAGGAGGGCGCCGGCCGTCGCGAAGATCTCGATCATCCGAGAGAACCGGGCCATCGTGTCGTCGCCCGGATCGCCGGCCGCCGAGAGGATCTTGTCCAGTTCGTCGAGCACCAGCACGAAGCGTTCGCGGCGGTGCGCGCACAGCAGGGCCAGAGCCCCCATCATCGTCACCGCGTCGGACTCCACATCGGTCCGGGCGGGGACGCCGGCCGCCTCCAGGCCCGGCCCGGGCGGGTAACCCATCAGCCAGTCCCACGACGCCGCCTCGGTGGCGGGATCGAGCAGCATGGCCAGCACCGTGCCGACGGACGGATCGGTGGTGACCTGGGCCAGCTCCGCCCGTAACCGTTCGCGGAGCCGCCCGGCGTCTGGTGGCCCGTCCGGGGTGTCGCCCGGCGCGGCCACGCCAGGTGATGGCTCCGCCCGGTATTCGTCAAGCAGGGCGCGCACCGTGTCGCGGGACAGCCGACCGAGGAACTGGCGACTCAGTGACAGGAACGTGTCGGCGGGCGCGTCGAGGTAGATCGCGGTGACCGTCCCGCCGGTGGCCCCACGGGTGTGGGCCAGCAGCTCCGCGGCCAGATGTGTCTTGCCGGTGCCGTAGTCACCCACCACCGCGACCGTGCCGCCGTCGCCGCTGCGCAGGTAGTGGTCCACGTGGGCGAGCGCGTCGCGAATGGCGGCGGTGGTGACCGTGGTCGACGGCGCCCCGCCCTCGGACACCCTGGCGACCGCCGTCGGGGAGAACGGGTTGACCGGACCGACCGCCGGTGGATCTTCGGTTGCGTCCATCTTTCTGATCCTCCGGTAGCTCTGGTCTGGACACCAGGAACTCCCACGGCACGGGCCGGCACCGCTCCTCCGTGCTTTCGGGCCGTCTTCGAATCGTAGCCGTCAGTAGCCATCGCGGCGGACCTTGCCAGGCGACAGATCTGTCTAACCTGCGATAAAGGGCGGGCCGGTGGGAATCCCGTCCGGCCGCAGGGGATTGACAACGGTCGCCGGGCAGGCGAATGATCACGAAAAATATCTCACCCACTCTTCTCGTCGCGAACAGGCTCAATCCGTACGGCGCCCGATCACGACCGCGTCCCCGGTCCGGCGTGCCGTTCGGCGACCACCACCGCCGCATCGATGGACAGGGAGTACCCCATGGTTGTGCAGGAGCAGCAACCTCCGGTGAGCGTCCCGGACGACCGCCCGCCGAGGTGGACGCCGCCACGGATCGCCGTCTGGGCCGGCATCGCGCTGCTCGGCGGCGTCGCCTGGTCGATCCTGGCACTGGGGCGTGGCGAGACGGTCAACGCCATCTGGTTCGTCTTCGCGGCCCTGTGCTCGTACGCGATCGCGTACCGGTTCTACGCCCGGTTCATCGTCACCCGGGTGCTCCGGGCCGACGACACCCGGGCCACCCCGGCCGAGCGGCTGGAGAACGGGCTCGACTTCCACCGCACCGACCGGCGGGTCACCTACGGTCACCACTTCGCCGCGATCGCCGGGGCGGGGCCGCTGGTCGGCCCGGTACTGGCCGCGCAGATGGGCTACCTCCCGGGGACCATCTGGATCATCGTCGGTGTGGTCGTCGCCGGCGCCGTGCAGGACCTGATGATCCTGTTCTTCTCGTTGCGGCGCAACGGGCGTTCCCTGGGGCAGATGGCCCGGCAGGACATCGGCCCGGTGGGCGGGGTCGCGGCGCTCGTCGCGGTGCTGGCAATCATGATCATGATTCTGGCGGTGCTCGCGCTGGTCGTGGTCAACGCGCTGGCCGAGTCGCCGTGGGGCGTGTTCTCCATCGCCATGACCATCCCCATCGCGTTCTTCATGGGCGTCTACCTGCGCTACCTGCGCCCCGGCCGGATCGTCGAGGTGAGCCTCCTCGGGTGCGGCCTGCTCATCCTGGCCATCGTGTCCGGTGGCTGGATCGCCGCCTCGTCCCTGGCCCCGATCTTCACCCTCGACAAGGTGACGCTGGTCTGGTGCCTGATCGGCTACGGGTTCGCCGCATCCGTGCTGCCCGTCTGGATGCTGCTGGCGCCGCGCGACTACCTGTCGACCTTCATGAAGGTCGGGACCATCGGCCTGCTGGCCATCGGCATCCTGGTGGCGGCGCCGAACACGACCATGCCGGCATTCACCGACTTCGCGTTCAACGGAGAGGGCCCCGTCTTCGCCGGCGCACTGTTCCCGTTCGTCTTCATCATCATCGCCTGCGGTGCGCTCTCCGGCTTCCACGCGCTGATCGCCTCCGGCACCACGCCGAAGATGATCGAGAAGGAGCGTCAGGTCCGCCTCGTGGGCTACGGCGGCATGCTGACCGAGTCGTTCGTCGCCATCATGGCCCTGGTCGCGGCGTGCACGATCGACCAGGGGCTGTACTTCGCGATGAACTCGTCCGCCGGCGCCACCGGCGGCACCGCGGCCGGCGCCGCGGAGTTCGTGAACAACCTCGGTCTGGCCGGCGTCTCGATCACCGCCGAGGACCTGACCGCCGCGGCGGCCGCCGTGGAGGAGGAGTCGCTCGTCTCGCGTACCGGCGGGGCACCCACCCTCGCCATCGGCATCTCCGAGATCCTCAGCACGATCTTCGGCGGGGCCGGTGCCAAGGCGTTCTGGTACCACTTCGCCATCATGTTCGAGGCCCTGTTCATCCTCACCACGGTCGACGCCGGCACCCGCGTCGGGCGGTTCATGTTGCAGGACACCATCGGCAACGTGATTCCGCGGTTCAAGGACACGTCCTGGAAGGTCGGCTCGATCGTCGCCAGCGCCATCATCGTCGCGGCGTGGGGATCGATCCTGCTCATGGGCGTCACCGACCCGCTGGGCGGCATCAACACGCTGTTCCCGCTCTTCGGCATCTCCAACCAGCTCCTGGCCGCGGTCGCGCTGGCCGTGTGCGTCACCATCCTGTGCAAGACCGGACGCGTCCGGTACGCGTGGGTGCCCGGCATCCCGCTGGTGTGGGATGCCGTCGTCACGCTTACCGCGAGCTGGCAGAAGATCTTCAGCGACGATCCGAGGATCGGCTACTGGGCGCAACACATCCAGTACAAGGACGCGATCGCGGCGGGTCAGACCCAGCTCGGGCCGGCCGCGAACCTCGACCAGATGGAGGCGGTGGTGCGCAACACCTTCGTCCAGGGGGCGCTGTCGATCCTCTTCGCCGTGCTCATCCTCGTCATCCTGGCCGACGCCATCCGGGTCTGTGTGTCCCATCTGCGCAGTGGGCGGACCAGCGACACGGAACATCCGCACGAACCGTCCAAGGTCTTCGCGCCGGCCGGACTGTTCGCCACGGCCGAGGAGAAGCGGATCCAGCAGCTGTGGGCGCAGCACCGCCCCGAGTCGCCGGAGGAGCCAGCGGTCCTGGCTGGTCGCGAGTGAGCTGGCCGCGGGCCCGGGGCCGGGCCAGGTCCGCCTGGTCGGCCCTGGCCCGCACCGGCCGGTTCGCCCTGTGGTACGTCAGGGAGGTCGTCGGCGAGAACGACTACGAGCGCTATGTCAGTCATCTGCGGCGCCATCACCCGCAGACCCGACCCGTCCCCCGGGCGGTGTTCGAACGCGACAAGACACAGCGGCTCGAAAGCCGTCCGAACAGCCGCTGCTGCTGACCGGCCCCACCTGGGCAGAAGTAGCCGACCGGCGGGCACGTCGAGAGCCCTCTTGATCGACTTCGTCCCATAGCATGACGCGCATGACGCACCCGGTCCCCGGTGCGGCCCGGCCCGCCGCGTGGTGGCTGCGGGTTGTGTTCGCGGTGATCGGCGTGTTCGCTTCGGTGCTCGGCTACATCGGCCTGGAACGCCTGTCGGAGGTGCGGCCGGATGCCATCGCGGACCGCTACGACATCCTCTACTACGACCTGCAACTCTTCTTCCTCAGCGCCGAGCTCTTCGAGGAACCGGGCCCCTACCCGTGGCAGCTGCAGGTCGCCCGGTTCGTCGCACCGCTGTTCACCCTGCTCGCCGTGGCCGAGGCCGGCCGGCTGCTGCTGGCCGCCGAGATCCGCCGGCTGCGCGCCCGCCGCGCCAGCGGCCACG
This is a stretch of genomic DNA from Micromonospora sp. WMMD1082. It encodes these proteins:
- a CDS encoding carbon starvation CstA family protein, yielding MVVQEQQPPVSVPDDRPPRWTPPRIAVWAGIALLGGVAWSILALGRGETVNAIWFVFAALCSYAIAYRFYARFIVTRVLRADDTRATPAERLENGLDFHRTDRRVTYGHHFAAIAGAGPLVGPVLAAQMGYLPGTIWIIVGVVVAGAVQDLMILFFSLRRNGRSLGQMARQDIGPVGGVAALVAVLAIMIMILAVLALVVVNALAESPWGVFSIAMTIPIAFFMGVYLRYLRPGRIVEVSLLGCGLLILAIVSGGWIAASSLAPIFTLDKVTLVWCLIGYGFAASVLPVWMLLAPRDYLSTFMKVGTIGLLAIGILVAAPNTTMPAFTDFAFNGEGPVFAGALFPFVFIIIACGALSGFHALIASGTTPKMIEKERQVRLVGYGGMLTESFVAIMALVAACTIDQGLYFAMNSSAGATGGTAAGAAEFVNNLGLAGVSITAEDLTAAAAAVEEESLVSRTGGAPTLAIGISEILSTIFGGAGAKAFWYHFAIMFEALFILTTVDAGTRVGRFMLQDTIGNVIPRFKDTSWKVGSIVASAIIVAAWGSILLMGVTDPLGGINTLFPLFGISNQLLAAVALAVCVTILCKTGRVRYAWVPGIPLVWDAVVTLTASWQKIFSDDPRIGYWAQHIQYKDAIAAGQTQLGPAANLDQMEAVVRNTFVQGALSILFAVLILVILADAIRVCVSHLRSGRTSDTEHPHEPSKVFAPAGLFATAEEKRIQQLWAQHRPESPEEPAVLAGRE
- a CDS encoding YbdD/YjiX family protein, which gives rise to MSWPRARGRARSAWSALARTGRFALWYVREVVGENDYERYVSHLRRHHPQTRPVPRAVFERDKTQRLESRPNSRCC
- a CDS encoding AAA family ATPase, translating into MDATEDPPAVGPVNPFSPTAVARVSEGGAPSTTVTTAAIRDALAHVDHYLRSGDGGTVAVVGDYGTGKTHLAAELLAHTRGATGGTVTAIYLDAPADTFLSLSRQFLGRLSRDTVRALLDEYRAEPSPGVAAPGDTPDGPPDAGRLRERLRAELAQVTTDPSVGTVLAMLLDPATEAASWDWLMGYPPGPGLEAAGVPARTDVESDAVTMMGALALLCAHRRERFVLVLDELDKILSAAGDPGDDTMARFSRMIEIFATAGALLVIAGLPDMLHLLSPDVRQRIGPVVRMSALNAQDVRDFIRRSQLHTFGHARLAPFTVETTEYLTNLTDGVPRRLIRLCYHLYQRAAQADTPVTHLMVREAVRVQFDLASRQDVAADVRRVLTQDGWSYQRDHLVGSLRDLPVDFWVPLEEHGAGCCVLLSESVLKSEEVDALNRRVVAIRAAVPDSEVILVVVGHLPAEFAADLAETFSVEPIVYDPQSFPEDLSGSIRASLRRLEQALGADALTSVRTRVERIQRQQTNAQRSIERLSYQLDEIRDDLRHDLRGPGRRDHPPAARPTVGAALPGPVARLFVEAIEALDQLTGFDRHLRDAFAPPGTEIRRAVEDAAPLRSGLRSRDVQRALGTSMVLRRLIEAFRDGVEGWYAGHRRVPRPGDLGRLDRLCETYDGIAEYLPLFQLDVLGDLAVPGDGGPIEPPERSRSWSEARSVFDGLSDRVRRLVVNA